The following nucleotide sequence is from Bacteroidales bacterium.
CAAAAGCTGTAATTGCCTACAACGAAAAAACCGGAGAGGTCAGATCCGGGCAGACCAATGCACCAAAGGGATTTGAACATATGCTGATAAAGCTGGATGGCGTCAGCGATGTGCAATTGGGAACGACTCATGGCTACGGAAGGGTGGAAATGGCCTACTATAACATGGCAACAGCCTGCGGCATTGAAATGATGCCATCCCGCTTACTGGAAGAAAACGGCAGGGCGCATTTTATGACCAGGCGTTTCGACCGTGAGGGCGGCGACATAAAGCATCATATACAAACATTTTGTGCCCTTAAACACTTCGACTACAATGCGGTAACCAGTTTCAGTTACGAGCAACTCTTCCAAACCATGCGCGAGTTAAAACTGCCTTATCCAACCGCAGAGCAAATGTTCAGGAGAATGGTATTCAATGTGCTGGCGCGAAATTGCGATGACCATACCAAGAACTTTTCTTTCAGGCTCAGGAAAGATGGCCTTTGGGAACTGGCTCCGGCTTATGATATCTGCCATGCCTATCAACTCGGGCACCAATGGGTGAGCCGGCACGCGCTTAGCATCAATGACAAAAGGAGTGATATAACCAGGGAAGACCTCCTGACCCTTGGCCGGTCGATAAAGAATAAAAAGGCCGAAGATCAGGTGGAGGAAATTAACAATACCGTAAATCACTGGAAGAAATTTGCCGATGAGGTAAATGTATCACCCGGGCTTCGTGATGAAATTGCAAAAACCCTCATAAACCTGAAATAACAGGCCAACCAG
It contains:
- a CDS encoding type II toxin-antitoxin system HipA family toxin, whose protein sequence is MDVAEVKIWGNLVGAVAWNEATGLAVFEYDPAFKSLGWDLAPLQMPVRSEKTKFEFPALRKKLDPSWDTFKGLPGLLADVLPDKYGNELINMWLAQQGRAPDSLNPVELLCFTGTRGMGALEFEPATLKEQKRTFSIEMESLVEIAQKMLYKKEAFTTNLQKDEEKAMMEILRIGTSAGGARPKAVIAYNEKTGEVRSGQTNAPKGFEHMLIKLDGVSDVQLGTTHGYGRVEMAYYNMATACGIEMMPSRLLEENGRAHFMTRRFDREGGDIKHHIQTFCALKHFDYNAVTSFSYEQLFQTMRELKLPYPTAEQMFRRMVFNVLARNCDDHTKNFSFRLRKDGLWELAPAYDICHAYQLGHQWVSRHALSINDKRSDITREDLLTLGRSIKNKKAEDQVEEINNTVNHWKKFADEVNVSPGLRDEIAKTLINLK